In the Parasteatoda tepidariorum isolate YZ-2023 chromosome 3, CAS_Ptep_4.0, whole genome shotgun sequence genome, one interval contains:
- the LOC107450866 gene encoding RNA transcription, translation and transport factor protein translates to MAYRRKLEALGYKQFNEFNVFSDDDFRSLVVWLEDQVIRQYPIEDRSPLRNITNAAWEDAFKVYLADLACPFTEKEEICDWLLGLAVRLEYGDNVDKFKSINTKNSDVKSANPQISAKNPLDNLDFESAEFKGLVKSLANTLNIAQHPDHLETLSAVCSVIKSSYSKTALESRQSKKSGKSTSVLDSSLEFESSDPVLNKAAKILRLCFVHDLRELQTKINEIIVSVQNVTANPKTDTRLGKVGR, encoded by the exons TCGCCGAAAATTAGAAGCATTAGGATACAAGCAATTCaatgaatttaatgtattttctgATGATGATTTTCGAAGTCTTGTTGTTTGGTTAGAAGATCAGGTTATACGTCAGTATCCTATAGAAGACAGATCACCTCTTCGTAACATCACGAATGCCGCATGGGAAGATGCATTCAAAGTGTATTTAGCAGATTTAGCATGCCCTTTTAccgaaaaagaagaaatttgtgATTGGCTCTTAGGTTTGGCTGTAAGATTAGAATATGGGGATAatgtagataaatttaaaagcatcaaCACTAAAAATTCGGATGTCAAATCTGCTAACCCACAG ATTAGTGCAAAGAATCCTTTAGATAATCTAGATTTTGAAAGTGCTGAATTCAAAGGTTTAGTGAAATCTCTCGCAAACACCCTAAACATTGCTCAGCATCCTGATCATCTAGAAACTTTAAGTGCTGTTTGTTCTGTCATTAAAAGTTCTTACTCGAAAACAGCACTTGAATCTAGACAAAgcaaaaaaagtggaaaatctACCTCTGTATTGGACAGTTCATTAGAGTTTGAAAGCAGTGATCCAGTTCTTAACAAGGCTGCAAAAATATTGAGATTATGTTTTGTACATGATCTTAGAGAATTGCaaaccaaaataaatgaaattattgtaaGTGTTCAGAATGTTACAGCTAATCCCAAGACTGATACTCGACTTGGTAAAGTTGGTCGTTAA